One Gemmatimonadaceae bacterium DNA segment encodes these proteins:
- a CDS encoding RNA polymerase sigma-70 factor has product MSEPAALPPAMLEIPRKQDLQAGSADEATFDTLFRSNYGNLCTFAYGYVHSTELAEEIVQDVFASLWQRRDTWQVDGSVRAYLFGAVRNRALRGVNRGILENRGAAILAAEAALEIDDPPATDTLLDAFETENAVRDAVATLPERGRLAVTLRYQQQMSYAEIAQTMGISVKGVEHLLGRAWNKLRGELSWLRAVE; this is encoded by the coding sequence GTGAGCGAGCCTGCGGCTCTCCCACCCGCCATGCTGGAGATCCCGCGAAAGCAGGATCTCCAGGCCGGGTCGGCCGACGAGGCAACGTTCGACACGCTGTTCCGCTCGAACTACGGGAATCTCTGCACGTTTGCGTACGGCTACGTACACTCCACTGAGCTCGCGGAGGAAATCGTGCAGGATGTGTTTGCGTCGCTGTGGCAGCGTCGTGACACCTGGCAGGTCGACGGGAGCGTCCGCGCATACCTGTTCGGCGCCGTTCGAAACCGTGCACTTCGCGGTGTAAATCGCGGGATCCTCGAGAACCGGGGGGCTGCGATCCTGGCCGCCGAAGCAGCGCTTGAAATCGATGATCCGCCCGCAACAGACACACTGCTGGATGCCTTTGAGACCGAAAACGCGGTGCGCGACGCGGTCGCTACACTTCCTGAACGCGGCCGGCTTGCAGTCACACTGCGGTATCAACAGCAGATGAGTTATGCAGAGATCGCTCAAACAATGGGGATTTCGGTGAAGGGAGTGGAGCACCTGCTGGGGCGCGCATGGAACAAACTTCGAGGAGAACTCTCGTGGTTGCGCGCCGTCGAATGA
- a CDS encoding FecR domain-containing protein yields the protein MDSRVRWNKLDAYLVEEASAEDVAQVSRWMKSEPDATAGLAALKRSGSASDAPDPAAWDVEAALTRVKHRPDSQPVAGVGRGLRFPWDGRQKNRTKSATGHTRRLALSSIGLAAAAALIFAVAPQLQRSIRDSFAAPDRTLVTLAGQRSSVTLGDGTRVILGPASRLQYSSTLVTASGPREVELSGEAYFRVMHRAERPFRIVAGRTVTEVLGTSFSVRAYDNDESVQIAVIEGRVSFEAATPRSGAKRVPPRQAILRGGDVARVVSDSFTITRSGDLSAHTAWIEGRLVLERVSLSDAARQLARWYDVDIEIADRSIADRRVTASFARQRLPDILSALCEAVGARFEQRGRLVIISPAVSR from the coding sequence ATGGATAGCCGGGTTCGCTGGAATAAACTTGATGCTTACCTGGTTGAGGAGGCCTCGGCGGAGGACGTGGCCCAGGTCAGCCGCTGGATGAAATCCGAGCCCGACGCCACGGCCGGCCTTGCTGCGCTGAAGCGGTCAGGCAGCGCATCCGACGCCCCCGACCCCGCGGCGTGGGATGTTGAAGCAGCGCTGACGCGGGTGAAACATCGTCCGGATAGCCAGCCCGTTGCCGGTGTTGGCCGCGGCCTGCGTTTTCCCTGGGATGGCCGTCAAAAGAATCGGACGAAATCTGCCACGGGGCACACCCGACGACTGGCGCTTTCGTCCATCGGATTGGCGGCAGCAGCGGCGCTGATCTTTGCCGTGGCGCCGCAGCTTCAACGATCGATACGCGACTCGTTTGCGGCGCCTGACCGGACACTCGTTACTCTGGCCGGCCAACGCTCGAGCGTCACGCTTGGTGACGGCACCCGGGTGATCCTTGGGCCGGCAAGCCGCCTCCAGTATTCATCGACCCTTGTGACCGCGAGCGGACCTCGCGAGGTGGAACTGAGCGGGGAAGCATACTTTCGTGTTATGCACCGCGCCGAGCGACCATTCCGCATCGTGGCAGGCAGAACGGTTACCGAAGTGCTTGGCACGTCGTTCTCTGTCCGCGCCTACGACAACGATGAATCTGTGCAGATCGCAGTAATCGAAGGGCGCGTGTCGTTCGAGGCGGCAACGCCGCGATCGGGCGCGAAGCGCGTTCCGCCACGACAGGCAATCCTCCGTGGTGGCGATGTTGCGCGCGTTGTGTCCGATTCGTTCACCATTACACGCTCCGGCGACCTGAGCGCACACACTGCGTGGATTGAAGGTCGGCTCGTGCTCGAGCGCGTGTCGCTCAGCGATGCCGCGCGACAACTCGCGCGCTGGTATGACGTTGATATCGAAATCGCGGATCGGTCAATCGCAGACCGGCGGGTAACCGCATCGTTCGCGCGACAACGCCTGCCCGATATTCTCAGCGCACTATGTGA